TCGGCTCGGACAGCCCGGTCACCGGGCTGAATCCGTGGGCGGGCGTCCGGGCCGCCATCCACCACCGCACCCCCGGCAGTGGGGTGTCGGCGCGGGCCGCGTTCTCGGCGGCCACCCGCGGCGCCTGGCGGGCCGGCGGCAAGCGTGACGGGATGACCGGCACCCTGGTCCCCGGAGCACCCGCCTCGTACGCGATCTGGGACGCCGGCGAACTCGCAGTGGCCACACCCGCGACCGAGAAGGCCGAACGCTGGTCGACCGATCCGCGCTCCCGGGTGCCCGCGCTGCCGCAGTTGACCGACGAGGCGGAGTTACCGCGCTGCCTGCGCACCGTCCATCGGGGCACCGTCCTCTTCGAGGACCGGTGAGGCATGCCTGACGTCGACGCCCCCGACGCTGACGCCGACGCCGAGGTGTCCGAGCAGCAGGTCACCCCCGACGGCCGGGCGATCCGATTCCTGCGCGCCGCCGGGCAGGCGCTGACCGTCCGGCTGATCCGGCTCGCGGCGTCGCTGACCGGCGGTGTGCTGATGTACCTGAGCTTCCCGCCGGTCGGCTGGTGGTGGGCGGCGTTCCCGTCGCTGGCGCTGCTGGGATGGGTGCTGACCCGCAGCCAGACCACCCGGGCCGGCGGATTCGGATACGGCCTGCTGTTCGGGCTCGCCTTCTATCTGCCCCTGCTGCCCTGGATCGGTGGTCTGGTCGGCACCGGGCCGTGGCTCGCGTTGTCCCTGCTGCAGGCGCTGTTCCCGGCGGTGTTCGGGCTGTTGGCCGTGCTGGTGCGCGGTCTGCCCGGCTGGCCGGTGTGGTTCGCCGCGGAATGGGTGGTTGCGGAGTGGCTGAAATCGAGTGTGCCGTTCGGTGGGTTCCCGTGGGGTGTGGTGGCCTACGGGCAGGCCGAGGGGCCGCTGGTGCCGCTAGCCCAGATCGGTGGCGCGCCGCTGGTCTCGGCCGCGGTGGCGCTGGTCGGGTTCAGCCTGACCGCGCTCCTGCTGGAGGTGGTGCTGTGGTGGCGGCGCACGCATCCCGCCGCCGGGTCGGACGCCGCCCGGCCGGAGGCCGTGCTGCCCGGGGTGTGCATCTGTGTGGTGCTGCTCGCGACCGCGCTGGTGTGGCCCGGGGTGCGGCAGGCCGGGGTGGGCGCCGGTGAGCACCCGTCGGTGACGGTGGCCGCCGTCCAGGGCAATGTGCCGCGGCTGGGGCTGGACTTCAACGCCCAGCGGCGGGCGGTGCTGGACAACCACGTCGCCGAGACGCTGCGCCTCGCCCAGGACGTGCGGGCCGGACGGGCCCCGCAACCGATGGTGGTGATCTGGCCGGAGAACGCCTCCGATATCGACCCGTTGCGCAACACCGATGCCGCCGCCGCGATCTCGGAGGCCGCCCGTGCCATCCAGGCGCCGATCCTGGTGGGGACCGTGCTGGCCGCGCCCGGTTACACCCGCTCCTCCCCGGTCGCGACGAACACGGTGCTGGTGTGGGAGCCGGAGACCGGGCCGCAGGACCGGCACGACAAGCGCATCGTGCAGCCGTTCGGCGAGTATCTGCCGTGGCGCAGCTTCTTCAAACGCTTCTCCTCCTACGCGGACCGGGCCGGCTACTTCCAGCCCGGCGAAGGCAGCGGCGTGGTGCAGGCGGCGGGCATCCCGATCGGTGTGGCCACCTGCTGGGAGGTGATCTTCGACCGCGCCGTCCGGCACTCCGTGCGCAACGGCGCCCAGCTGCTGGCGGTACCGACGAACAACGCGACCTTCGACGCCGCCATGAGCGCCCAGCAGCTGGCCTTCGCCCGGCTGCGGGCCGTCGAGCACGACCGGTACGTCGTGGTCGCCGGGACCACCGGGATCAGCGCGGTGATCGCGCCGGACGGGCACGCCCTGTCCAGCACGGAATTCTTCGAGCCGGCGTACCTGGACAACGCGGTGCGGCTGAAATCGAACATCACCTTCGCCACCGACTGGGGTCCGGTGGTGCAGTGGGTACTGGTGGGATTCGGCCTCGCCGGTGTGATCGCCGCCATGCTGCACAATGGGAGGTTCGTGCGCGTACGCAAAAAGGCCGGAACGCGCACCCGAAACGGCTCGCAGGACGAGCTCACCGAACAGGAACAGCCCGGTGAGGGCAGTGAGGACGAGGGAACAGCATGAGCGATCAGGTGTCGCCCAGCCGGCGCACGCTGGTGATCATCCCTACCTACAACGAACGGGAAAACCTGCCGCTGATCGTGGGGCGGGTCCATGCTGCGCTACCCGACGTGCACATCCTCGTCGTCGACGACGGCAGCCCGGATGGCACCGGCCAGCTGGCCGACGAGCTCTCGCTGGCCGATCCCGACCGTATCCACGTCATGCACCGGGTCAGCAAGGACGGCCTGGGTGCGGCGTACCTGGCCGGCTTCGACTGGGGGCTGAGCCGCGAGTACACCGTGCTGGTCGAGATGGACGCCGACGGTAGCCACGCCCCGGAGGAACTGCCCCGTCTGCTGGCTGCCGTGGACGGCGGCGCGGATCTGGCGATCGGGTCGCGGTATGTGCCCGGCGGCACCGTGCGCAACTGGCCGTGGCGCCGGCTGGCCCTGTCCCGTACCGCGAACACCTACTCCCGGGTGCTGCTCGGGGTCGACATCAACGACATCACCGCCGGCTACCGCGCCTACCGGCGGGAGGTGCTGGAGAAGATCGACCTGTCCGCGGTGGACTCCAAGGGCTACTGCTTCCAGATCGACCTGACCTGGCGGGCCATCAACGCCGGGTTCACGGTGGTGGAGGTGCCCATCACGTTCTCCGAACGCGAGTTGGGCGTGTCCAAGATGAGCGGATCCAACATCCGCGAGGCGATGTTCAAGGTCGCCGAGTGGGGTATGCGGGGGCGGCTGGACCGGGCCAGGGGAGTCAGCACGAGGCCCGCGGCGCTGTAAGCGCCCATCCAGCCCGGCGCTGTAAGCGCCCAGAAAACAAACGAGCGTGCGGGTCCGGATACCGGACACGCACGCTCGACTGGTTCGGTCAGGCGGTGTCAGCCGCGCCGACGGGTCTTGATGATGTCGAGGCGCTCCTTGAGCAGTTCCTCGAGCTCTTCCACCGAGCGCCGCTCCAGCAGCATGTCCCAGTGGGTACGCGGCGGCTTGACCTTCTTCGGCTCGGGGACGTCGCCGTCGATCAGCGTGCCCTCCATGCCGTTCTTGCACGGCCAGGTGCCGGGGATCTCGGCGTCGTCGGCGAACGGCACCTCGAACTCTTCGCCGTTATCGGTGCGGTAGCGCGCCACCTGGCGGGGCGCCAAGTCATGGTTGCGGTCGGTCTCATAGCTCACGGCACCGAGCCGGCTACCCCTCAGAACACGATCAGCCATCGTCAACTTCCCTTCAAAACGCGCATTTCAGTCCGGATTGTCAACGCGGCGGAGCTATGCCGAGTTCCCGACTCAATCCACCAGGATACGGCAGATGCTGGGCACCTCCGGCCCGGCGGTCTACAGTCGGCGCGTGACTTCCGCAACGCCTGGTACATCCACTGCGCCGAGGTCGTCCGCCACGCGGCGGCGCAGCCGGCCCCAGCCGTGCCGATGGTGCGGCCGCGAAGTGCCCGACGCCGGATTGGGCAGGCGGCGCCAGTATTGCCGCCAATCCTGCCGCCAGCGCGCCTATGAACAACGCGCCCAGGTCAAGGGCACCTCGGTGGCCGCGGACGCGGTGGTCCTGACGGCCGAGGAGGCCGCCGACCTGTCCGATCGCATCTACCAGGTCAGATGCGCGGCCGAGGACGTGTCGATCGCCGCCGAGGAGGGGGTCGTCGGCGCCGAGTTGCGGCAGTTGTGCGAGGCGCTGCTGGCGGCGGCGAAGGCCGCCGACGGCTGGCGCTGACCCTCCGTCTCAGCAGGACAGCCGCACGCCGATGCCGGGCGGCGCCGCCGACTCGGTCAGGCAACCGAATCCGTCGACGCCGTCGGCGTCCATCCGGACCGCGGAGCGCTCCGCGTAGTTGACGCACAACACCGCATCGGCGTCGGACCGGCAGCGGAAGTCACCGAATGCCAGCGAGGAATCACCGGTCAGCGCCGCCCCTTCGCCGTCGACGAACGGGCCGGGATCGCCGCGCTGGGAACCGATTTCCACGGCGGTGCCGTCGAAGTCGACCCAGTTGCCCTTCCACACGGTGAACACGTCGGCGGGTCGCGGCGGGGGGTCGTCGAGGTCCACCAGGCAGGCCAGCGCCCCGTCCCGGTACTTCGGCGTGCTGATGCAGTTGACGGTGTCGGTGGTGAAGGCGACACCGCCGTCGAGGTCGGTGCCGGTGCCGTCGCGGGTGACGGTGCCGAAGTCCTCGGGCGCGGCCGGTTCGCCGTCCTCGATCCAGGAGATGACCGCGCCGATGTCCGCGCCGGGCTTGAGCTCACCGGACGGCTGTGCTGACGAGCTGGTCGTGGCGGGCGCACCGGTGCCGCTCGTCGCGGTCGGTGGGGCCACCGACAGGGGAGTGCGCGCGGTCGATTGTTCGGAATCCAGGGTCTGTGTGCAGCCCGCCACCAGCGCAGATGTCATCACCAACAGCAGCAACCGCATTCGGCCAGGGTAGCGGGCCGCGACGCGGTGCCGCCAAGGCGCGGCAAACGGCCCGATCTTCGCTAACGTCGGCGTTATGCACGAACACACCGTCCGGGTCCGCATCAACACCGGAACCGTCGAGGGATTCACCCGCAACGGCGTGCACCGCTGGCGGTCGATCCCGTACGCCAAGCCCCCGGTCGGCGCCCTGCGCTACCGGGCGCCGGTCCCCGCCGAGCCGTGGCCCGGGGTGCGGTACTGCCACGGATTCACCTACTGCGCACCGCAGGACAGGATGTACACGCTGCTCGGGGTGGGCAAGTACCAGCCGATGAGCGAGGACTGCCTGACCCTCAATGTGGTGGCCCCGGAATCCCCCGAGGATGACGGCCCGCTGCCGGTGATGTTCTTCATCCACGGGGGCGGCTACATCCTGGGTAGTTCGGCCACCCCGGTGTACGACGGGGTGGCGCTGGCCCGGCGCGGATGCGTGTTCGTGTCGGTCAACTACCGACTCGGCGCCCTGGGCTGCCTGGATCTGTCGGCGCTGTCCACCCCGGAGCACCCGATCGACGGCAACCTCTTCCTGGCCGATCTGGTGCTGGCGCTGAAGTGGGTGCAGGAGAACATCGCGGTGTTCGGTGGCGACCCGGACAACGTCACCATCTTCGGGGAGAGCGCCGGGGCGCACGCGGTGGCCACCCTGCTCGCGGTGCCCGCCGCGCGCGGCCTTTTCGCGCAGGCGATCTCGCAGAGCCCGGCCAGCGGGATGCAGAGCGGCCCGGAGACCGCCGCCGCATTCGCCGAACAGTTCGCCGGGGTGCTGGGCGCGTCGGCGCGCGACGGCGCCGCGGCCGTGATGTCCGCGCGCCCGGCCGAATTGGTGGCGGCGCTGCGGGAACTGGTGATCCGCGGCGGCCAGGACATGCCGGGCGCCTTCCCGGTCGGGCCCACCTGGGGTACCGAGATGTTGCCGCAGGACCCGGTCGAGGCCATGCGCGCCGGCAATGCGCACCGGGTGCCGCTGATCGTCGGCACCAACGCCGATGAGGGCAAGTTGTTCACCCGCTTCCTGAAGCTGCTGCCCACCGACGAGGCCAGCATCGAGGCGCTGCTGGCCGCGGCCGGCCCCGAAACCCGGGACCGGATCGTGTCCGCCTATCCGGACTATCCGAGCAAGGCGGCGTGTATCCGGCTGGGCGGGGACTTCACCTTCGGCACCGCCGCCTGGGACATCTCCCACGCGCACAGCGCCCACGCCCCGACCTACACCTACCGCTACGACTACGCGCCCCGCCTGCTGGACATGTCGGGCATGGGGGCCACCCACGCCACCGAACTGCTCGCGGTCTTCGGTATCTACCGCACCCGGCTCGGTGGGCTGCTCACCGCCGCCGGTGACCGCGCCTCGGCGCGCCGGGTCAGCCGGGAGGTGCAGGCCCGTTGGGGTGAGTTCAGCCGCACCGGCAGTCCCGGCGAGGGTTGGCCGCGTCACGACGAGAGCATGCGCGCGGTGCTGGTGTTCGATCGGCAGACCCGGCTTCATTACGACCCCGACGCCGACCGGCGCCGGGCCTGGCAGGGGTTCACGCTGGCCGCGCGTTAGCGGCTTGACCGAACCGCTGCGCCACCGCCCCGGGTGTGGTTGTTTGGTCCGATGGTGCACCCGCTGGATCCCCTCGGCCCCGACGAATTCACCGCGGTCACTGAGATCCTGGGCCGTGAGCACGGCGTCGGAGACGGCTGGCGGTACGCCTCCATCGAGTTGGCGGAGCCGGACAAGGCCGCGCTGTCGGACTTCGAGGCCGGCGGGGCCGCCCCGCCGCGGCGTGCTGTCGTGGTGTGCCTGGACCGCACGGCCAACGCCACCTACAAGAGTGTGGTGTCACTGACCGAGGGCCGCGCCGTTTCGTTCGAGCATCTCCCTGGCGTCCAGCCCAACTTCACCGTCGACGAGTTCCTCGAGTGCGACCAGATGTTGCGCAGTCACCCGGACTTCCTGGCGGCCCTGGCGGCCCGCGGTATCACCGATATCGACTTGGTCTTCGTGGACACCTGGACCTACGGGGACGCGGTCATCCCCGACGAGTTCCGCGGCCGGCGGCTCGGCTGGTCGGACACCTGGCTCAAGGACGGGCCGGGGATGAACCCGTACGCGCATCTGGTCAGCGGACTGCACTGCGTCATCGATCTCAACAGCATGGAGCTGCTGCGCGTCGAGGACACCGGCAGCATCGAAACCCCAGCCGTGATGGGTGAATACGTGCCTCGCCACATCCCCGAGCACATCCGTGCGGCATCGCGCCGGGAGCCGCTCAAACCTCTGCACATCACCCAGCCCGATGGCCCGTCCTTCACGCTGGAGGGCAACCTGCTGCGCTGGCAGAACTGGTCG
This region of Mycolicibacterium diernhoferi genomic DNA includes:
- a CDS encoding carboxylesterase/lipase family protein; the protein is MHEHTVRVRINTGTVEGFTRNGVHRWRSIPYAKPPVGALRYRAPVPAEPWPGVRYCHGFTYCAPQDRMYTLLGVGKYQPMSEDCLTLNVVAPESPEDDGPLPVMFFIHGGGYILGSSATPVYDGVALARRGCVFVSVNYRLGALGCLDLSALSTPEHPIDGNLFLADLVLALKWVQENIAVFGGDPDNVTIFGESAGAHAVATLLAVPAARGLFAQAISQSPASGMQSGPETAAAFAEQFAGVLGASARDGAAAVMSARPAELVAALRELVIRGGQDMPGAFPVGPTWGTEMLPQDPVEAMRAGNAHRVPLIVGTNADEGKLFTRFLKLLPTDEASIEALLAAAGPETRDRIVSAYPDYPSKAACIRLGGDFTFGTAAWDISHAHSAHAPTYTYRYDYAPRLLDMSGMGATHATELLAVFGIYRTRLGGLLTAAGDRASARRVSREVQARWGEFSRTGSPGEGWPRHDESMRAVLVFDRQTRLHYDPDADRRRAWQGFTLAAR
- a CDS encoding RNA polymerase-binding protein RbpA encodes the protein MADRVLRGSRLGAVSYETDRNHDLAPRQVARYRTDNGEEFEVPFADDAEIPGTWPCKNGMEGTLIDGDVPEPKKVKPPRTHWDMLLERRSVEELEELLKERLDIIKTRRRG
- the lnt gene encoding apolipoprotein N-acyltransferase, with the protein product MPDVDAPDADADAEVSEQQVTPDGRAIRFLRAAGQALTVRLIRLAASLTGGVLMYLSFPPVGWWWAAFPSLALLGWVLTRSQTTRAGGFGYGLLFGLAFYLPLLPWIGGLVGTGPWLALSLLQALFPAVFGLLAVLVRGLPGWPVWFAAEWVVAEWLKSSVPFGGFPWGVVAYGQAEGPLVPLAQIGGAPLVSAAVALVGFSLTALLLEVVLWWRRTHPAAGSDAARPEAVLPGVCICVVLLATALVWPGVRQAGVGAGEHPSVTVAAVQGNVPRLGLDFNAQRRAVLDNHVAETLRLAQDVRAGRAPQPMVVIWPENASDIDPLRNTDAAAAISEAARAIQAPILVGTVLAAPGYTRSSPVATNTVLVWEPETGPQDRHDKRIVQPFGEYLPWRSFFKRFSSYADRAGYFQPGEGSGVVQAAGIPIGVATCWEVIFDRAVRHSVRNGAQLLAVPTNNATFDAAMSAQQLAFARLRAVEHDRYVVVAGTTGISAVIAPDGHALSSTEFFEPAYLDNAVRLKSNITFATDWGPVVQWVLVGFGLAGVIAAMLHNGRFVRVRKKAGTRTRNGSQDELTEQEQPGEGSEDEGTA
- a CDS encoding polyprenol monophosphomannose synthase, which codes for MSDQVSPSRRTLVIIPTYNERENLPLIVGRVHAALPDVHILVVDDGSPDGTGQLADELSLADPDRIHVMHRVSKDGLGAAYLAGFDWGLSREYTVLVEMDADGSHAPEELPRLLAAVDGGADLAIGSRYVPGGTVRNWPWRRLALSRTANTYSRVLLGVDINDITAGYRAYRREVLEKIDLSAVDSKGYCFQIDLTWRAINAGFTVVEVPITFSERELGVSKMSGSNIREAMFKVAEWGMRGRLDRARGVSTRPAAL